The Bradyrhizobium diazoefficiens genome contains the following window.
CACGCCGCCGATAAACACCGGCTTGCGGCCGATCTTGTCGGCGAGCAAGGCCCAGAGCGGCTGCACGAACAACGCCACCACGTTGCCGAGCACGCCAGCCCACAGCATGGTCGAGCGCGGCACGCCGAATTTGCTGGTGGCGTAGCCGAGCGCGAATACAGCGGTCATGGTGCTGACGGTCGCGATCAGCGCGCAGACGATCACGCGCAGCACGTCCGGCCAGTAGTCGCGCAGCAGCGCGACGACAGGGAAGCGCGCGACTTGCGCCTTGCCCTTGATGTCTTCAAACACGGGCGTTTCCGGCATAGTCCGCCGCACCAGATAGGCAACCAGCAGCACGAGGGACGAGAGCAGGAACGGAATGCGCCAGCCCCAGCTCAGCAATTGGTCTTCCGGCATGCTGGCGACGGGAATGAACACCAGCGTCGCCAGGATCGCGCCGGCTTGCGTGCCGCTCAAGGTCCAGCTCGTGAAGAAGGCGCGATTAGAATTGGCGGAATGCTCCAGCGTCAGCGAGTTCGCCCCGCTCTGCTCGCCGGCCGCCGACAGGCCCTGCAACAGACGCAACAGCGTCAGGATGATGGGCGCGGCGCTGCCGATGGTCTTGGCATCCGGCAGCAGGCCGATCGCAAGCGTCGAGGCGCCCATCACCACCAGCGTGAACAGCAGCACGGTCTTGCGGCCGATGCGGTCGCCGAAATGGCCGAGGATGACGGCACCAACGGGACGCGCGATATAGCCGATGCCGAACGTGAGCAGCGCCAGCAACGACGCTGTCGACGGATCGACATTGACGAAGAACACTTTTGGAAAGATCAGCGCGGCCGCGGTGCCGTAGATGAAGAAGTCGTAGTATTCGAGCATGCTGCCCACGAAGCTGACGAGCGCGGCGCGCTTCGGCAGCTTGCTTGGCGGTGCGTCCATTAC
Protein-coding sequences here:
- a CDS encoding MFS transporter — translated: MSLTSIASLHAPSVMDAPPSKLPKRAALVSFVGSMLEYYDFFIYGTAAALIFPKVFFVNVDPSTASLLALLTFGIGYIARPVGAVILGHFGDRIGRKTVLLFTLVVMGASTLAIGLLPDAKTIGSAAPIILTLLRLLQGLSAAGEQSGANSLTLEHSANSNRAFFTSWTLSGTQAGAILATLVFIPVASMPEDQLLSWGWRIPFLLSSLVLLVAYLVRRTMPETPVFEDIKGKAQVARFPVVALLRDYWPDVLRVIVCALIATVSTMTAVFALGYATSKFGVPRSTMLWAGVLGNVVALFVQPLWALLADKIGRKPVFIGGVLGCAVLLFPYFMLITSGSTIAIFAAAVILSGVVYAAPNAIWPSFYAEMFEARVRYSGTAIGTQLGFLAAGFTPLVSASLVGEGPNGWIPVAIFVAGCCVASALAASTARETHRADIADLGKRRA